CTGCGCCACTCAGTAACAATACTGTTAGTAGAGGAATAGATGAAATGAGTGAAGATATTGAAACACAATTTGTTGAAAAGCTGAAATCAAGAAAATTCTCATTACAAATGGATGAATCAACTCTAAGAGACAGCTAGGTCGTATTGCTAACCTATGCAAGATATATCGATAAAGGTGAATTTGCTGAAGAAATGATATACTGCAAATCATTAGaatccaccactatcaccactgtcATATATGATAAGCTAAAAGATTACTCAGATGTCAACAATATACCAATAGAGAACATAACATCTTGTGCTGCAGATGGTGCTCTTGTTATGATGGGCAAGAAAAAAGGTTGCTTAAAATTGATGAAAAATGAGAACCCAGAAATGCTTCTTGTGCACTATGTTATTCATAGAGAGAACTTAGTATCCAAAAATATGTCTCCTGTTCTCAATGAGGTACTAAAATCAGTTATAAAATGTATCAATACTATCAAAGCTAATGCCAAATGTGAGCGTCTTTTCAAACAATTTTGTGAAAATGCAGGCTATGTGAGACTTTTATCTCACACTGAGGTAAGGTGGCTCTCAAAGGGGAATTGCTTGAAAAGATTTATGGAACTATTTGATGTTTTTAGTGACTTTTTAAGTAACAAGCCTGAAATGAAGTACCTGCTAACCATTGATGGCAAAACATTTGTGAGTTATTTAACAGATATCTTTGAAAAACTGAATATGTTAATTAAACAACTTCAAGGATCAAATAAAATTCTTATTGATGCAAAGACGAAGATATTTGACTTTGTTACATTCATTGAGGTATGTCAAAAGATATTTCTGACAAAATGTTTGACCAGTTTCATTGGGTAAAAAAATGTGAAGTGACTGATGCTGCTGTACTTGTCATTGTGAATCATCTGAAAATATTGTCTactgatttgaaagagattttctaatttaaaacaaattgatTTTCCAACATGGGTGATGCAGCCAATGCTAGTGGATATATCTGATGTTTTGATACAGTGCCAAGAAGAACTCTCGGAAATGCAAAATTATGAGTTGGTTAAAACTTTATTCAGTATAAAAGGAGTGATGTCATGTCTTTGTGATGAGACAAAAACCAAATACCCAAATTCAACCAACTTTGCAAGAAAATTGTTGTTACCATTCCCATCTTTATATTTAGCTGAATGTGGCTTTAGTGCTGTAAATGATTTgttattgaagaaaagaaattgactGGATATCACTAAATGAGGAGACTTGAGACTAAAGCTGACTAAATTGGTGCCTAATATAAAATCTCTCTGTAGCAGGCATGAAGCACAAGGATCTCACTAACTTtagtttacttattttatattcaaatattttatatttctgcattTTAGTTCTCTATTATATGTTTGTTGTGTCTTGCTTGACACTGTTTTGTGTAGTATCATGATGATGTACTTCATCATCAGCCCAACGGCGTGCCTCACCAGCTCATGTCTGTCAACTATTTATTTGTAGTGGAACAGTCCACTTCTCTGGCTCAGGGATGTGCTCCACAACAATGTTTttgaaactttatttatttaactgtcctgtttttctttttttctttttctctttcttcaatgCCATGTTCTTTGGAAGCCTGTTTGACAATGCTATAAAAGTGGATGTATCAGGAGTGAAAGGGGTACCCAAGTACATTTGTTGTGTAGTGGCAGACCCAAAATATATGTCTGAATTGAAGGACTATAAGAAAAATCATGACTATAAATGATGGGTCAAGAAACTGGACACCAGCTCAATGTCAAAACAAGTAAGTTTTCaggatatttgaaaaaaatataatgtaaacattcttCAGAAGGATGGTAATTAGCTgttgctaaaaagaaaaaaaaaagcattacaaacaagttttaaaacaaaGGTTGTATTAACATGTTCAATGAAGNNNNNNNNNNNNNNNNNNNNNNNNNNNNNNNNNNNNNNNNNNNNNNNNNNNNNNNNNNNNNNNNNNNNNNNNNNNNNNNNNNNNNNNNNNNNNNNNNNNNNNNNNNNNNNNNNNNNNNNNNNNNNNNNNNNNNNNNNNNNNNNNNNNNNNNNNNNNNNNNNNNNNNNNNNNNNNNNNNNNNNNNNNNNNNNNNNNNNNNNNNNNNNNNNNNNNNNNNNNNNNNNNNNNNNNNNNNNNNNNNNNNNNNNNNNNNNNNNNNNNNNNNNNNNNNNNNNNNNNNNNNNNNNNNNNNNNNNNNNNNNNNNNNNNNNNNNNNNNNNNNNNNNNNNNNNNNNNNNNNNNNNNNNNNNNNNNNNNNNNNNNNNNNNNNNNNNNNNNNNNNNNNNNNNNNNNNNNNNNNNNNNNNNNNNNNNNNNNNNNNNNNNNNNNNNNNNNNNNNNNNNNNNNNNNNNNNNNNNNNNNNNNNNNNNNNNNNNNNNNNNNNNNNNNNNNNNNNNNNNNNNNNNNNNNNNNNNNNNNNNNNNNNNNNNNNNNNNNNNNNNNNNNNNNNNNNNNNNNNNNNNNNNNNNNNNNNNNNNNNNNNNNNNNNNNNNNNNNNNNNNNNNNNNNNNNNNNNNNNNNNNNNNNNNNNNNNNNNNNNNNNNNNNNNNNNNNNNNNNNNNNNNNNNNNNNNNNNNNNNNNNNNNNNNNNNNNNNNNNNNNNNNNNNNNNNNNNNNNNNNNNNNNNNNNNNNNNNNNNNNNNNNNNNNNNNNNNNNNNNNNNNNNNNNNNNNNNNNNNNNNNNNNNNNNNNNNNNNNNNNNNNNNNNNNNNNNNNNNNNNNNNNNNNNNNNNNNNNNNNNNNNNNNNNNNNNNNNNNNNNNNNNNNNNNNNNNNNNNNNNNNNNNNNNNNNNNNNNNNNNNNNNNNNNNNNNNNNNNNNNNNNNNNNNNNNNNNNNNNNNNNNNNNNNNNNNNNNNNNNNNNNNNNNNNNNNNNNNNNNNNNNNNNNNNNNNNNNNNNNNNNNNNNNNNNNNNNNNNNNNNNNNNNNNNNNcacacacacacacaaacacacacacacacacaaacacacacacacacacaaacacacacacacacacaaacacacacacacactccaggtttgatttcgttattacacaaatattacattaaaattttgcAATTCAATATGGGACTTCCAAAAATTAAGGGCATTCTTTCACTTGAACTCACAGACTTTGTTAATTTCTgtaaacatttttattcatttacttttagtGCACCGTGTTCAGCTCTATAAACTTGTAGtgagtcacacatgcacacgtgtgtttttgtatgtatgtttttatacatttgtgtgtgtgtgtgtgtgtgtgtgtgtgtgtgtgtgtatgagagagggaatgagtgaaggggtgtgttgtcatgtatatgaacatacataaatacataatgcattcaccttttttgtatgtatgtgtgcatgtgtgtgtgtgtgagagagagagagagagaaggagcatgatgtctaagtggcactcactctctctctctcatacatacatacaaaaaagatgtatacttatttatttatgtatgtatgtacgtatacatgacaacgcACT
This genomic interval from Octopus bimaculoides isolate UCB-OBI-ISO-001 chromosome 4, ASM119413v2, whole genome shotgun sequence contains the following:
- the LOC106879025 gene encoding protein ZBED8-like, which produces MIYCKSLESTTITTVIYDKLKDYSDVNNIPIENITSCAADGALVMMGKKKGCLKLMKNENPEMLLVHYVIHRENLVSKNMSPVLNEVLKSVIKCINTIKANAKCERLFKQFCENAGYVRLLSHTEVRWLSKGNCLKRFMELFDVFSDFLSNKPEMKYLLTIDGKTFVSYLTDIFEKLNMLIKQLQGSNKILIDAKTKIFDFVTFIECQEELSEMQNYELVKTLFSIKGVMSCLCDETKTKYPNSTNFARKLLLPFPSLYLAECGFSACTVFSSINL